A region of Salvelinus alpinus chromosome 6, SLU_Salpinus.1, whole genome shotgun sequence DNA encodes the following proteins:
- the LOC139577994 gene encoding forkhead box protein B1-like translates to MPRPGRNTYSEQKPPYSYISLTAMAIQSCPEKMLPLSEIYKFIMDRFPYYRENTQRWQNSLRHNLSFNDCFIKIPRRPDQPGKGSFWALHPSCGDMFENGSFLRRRKRFKVMMMMAAQEHLAQSKLSDVAHYLQQQSKLRLSALAATSTHPPQISSYNLGVSQPSTFKHPFAIENIIAREYKVPGSQCVSAGYPLHNQLTAAWPHMYNTMVDSVSPISMRGDYGAFGMPLKSMCHGGQTLPAIPVPIKPTPTPVALPGGLTPHIPAFLSNSYQSQSPTSPQAATSKSSPSTPEETHTNPTVQSVVVH, encoded by the coding sequence ATGCCGCGACCAGGGAGGAACACGTACAGCGAACAGAAACCTCCCTATTCCTACATCTCCCTCACCGCCATGGCGATCCAGTCCTGCCCGGAGAAGATGCTCCCTCTCAGCGAGATCTACAAGTTCATCATGGACAGGTTCCCTTACTACAGAGAGAACACCCAGCGGTGGCAGAACTCCTTACGACACAACCTGTCCTTCAACGACTGTTTCATCAAGATCCCGCGGCGTCCGGACCAGCCCGGGAAGGGAAGCTTCTGGGCTCTGCACCCCAGCTGCGGGGACATGTTCGAGAACGGGAGTTTCTTGCGTCGCCGAAAACGGTtcaaggtgatgatgatgatggcggcGCAGGAGCACCTGGCTCAGTCCAAGCTGTCTGACGTGGCCCATTACCTCCAACAGCAGTCTAAGCTCAGGCTTAGCGCCCTGGCTGCCACCAGCACACACCCCCCTCAGATCTCCAGCTATAACTTGGGAGTGTCGCAGCCATCAACTTTTAAACACCCATTTGCTATAGAGAACATCATCGCCAGAGAGTACAAGGTGCCTGGGAGTCAGTGCGTGTCTGCAGGCTACCCGCTGCACAACCAGCTGACTGCGGCCTGGCCTCACATGTACAACACTATGGTGGACTCTGTTTCTCCTATCTCTATGCGCGGTGACTATGGGGCCTTCGGCATGCCCCTTAAATCAATGTGTCACGGAGGACAGACCCTACCGGCCATCCCAGTGCCCATCAAACCCACCCCGACCCCGGTGGCTCTCCCGGGGGGGCTAACGCCCCACATCCCCGCCTTCCTCTCCAACTCTTACCAGTCTCAGAGCCCCACGTCCCCGCAGGCAGCCACCAGCAAAAGCAGCCCCTCCACTCCCGAGGAGACGCACACCAACCCCACGGTGCAGTCCGTGGTGGTGCATTGA